In one window of Candidatus Binatia bacterium DNA:
- a CDS encoding endonuclease V, with translation MLVLEAHGNEGPFLPPSCGVLVGADAAYAAGQGIVVAAAVAWQAESGRVLEQHVAMAANAAPYVPGRFAEREAGAIIAALRAFSHRPMAVLCDAHGQAHPRRFGLACEVARVTGWPTIGCAKSLLCGRHTGVAAARGSVADVVLDGEVVGRVVRTQSQVRPVYVSVGGGIGLDEAVRVVLLAAPRFRLPEPLRLAHQHAAKALKRLLASANRAE, from the coding sequence ATGTTGGTACTGGAGGCTCACGGAAACGAGGGCCCGTTTCTGCCGCCGAGCTGCGGTGTGCTGGTTGGCGCTGATGCGGCGTATGCTGCAGGGCAGGGAATTGTTGTCGCTGCGGCGGTGGCGTGGCAGGCGGAGTCCGGGCGCGTCTTGGAACAACACGTGGCGATGGCGGCCAACGCAGCTCCGTATGTTCCGGGGCGGTTTGCAGAGCGGGAAGCAGGTGCGATCATCGCCGCACTGCGCGCGTTCAGCCACCGCCCCATGGCGGTGCTGTGCGATGCCCATGGGCAAGCCCACCCGCGACGGTTTGGGCTTGCGTGCGAGGTGGCGCGGGTTACCGGCTGGCCGACGATCGGATGTGCGAAGAGCCTGCTGTGCGGGCGTCACACGGGGGTGGCAGCAGCGCGTGGTTCGGTTGCCGATGTCGTTCTCGATGGGGAGGTTGTCGGCCGGGTGGTGCGAACTCAGTCTCAGGTGCGGCCGGTGTATGTCAGCGTTGGTGGCGGAATCGGCCTCGACGAAGCGGTGCGCGTCGTTCTCCTCGCCGCGCCTCGCTTTCGCCTCCCCGAACCGCTTCGGCTTGCCCACCAACATGCGGCTAAAGCATTAAAGAGGTTGCTCGCATCTGCGAATCGCGCGGAGTAG
- a CDS encoding quinone oxidoreductase, with product MRVGAIRFRETGGPEVLRWEEVEVPEPAPGEALIRQTAIGVNFIDVYHRTGLYPVAGFPSGIGLEGAGVVEAIGKGVTEVAVGDRVAYASAPIGAYAEWRCMPAERLVRLPPGISDEVAAAIMLKGMTAQYLLRRTYRVQLGDTIVFYAAAGGVGSIACQWAKHLGAEVIGVVGSEEKAALAREFGCAHIIVYTRERVPDRVREITNGKGVPVVYDSVGQATFFDSLDCLAPRGLMVSFGNASGPVSPFDIQQLALRGSLYLTRPTLATYTASRPELLATAEELFEVVLAKAVRVHIGRRFPLREAAEAHRALQSRATTGAIVLFP from the coding sequence ATGCGCGTCGGTGCGATTCGGTTTAGAGAAACTGGTGGTCCTGAGGTCTTGCGCTGGGAAGAGGTCGAAGTCCCAGAGCCGGCTCCTGGCGAGGCTCTCATCCGCCAGACCGCCATTGGCGTAAATTTTATCGACGTCTACCACCGCACCGGCCTGTATCCCGTTGCTGGCTTCCCATCCGGGATCGGCCTCGAGGGAGCGGGGGTCGTGGAAGCGATCGGCAAAGGGGTCACGGAAGTTGCCGTTGGCGATCGCGTTGCTTATGCCAGCGCGCCCATCGGTGCGTATGCCGAGTGGCGGTGTATGCCTGCCGAGCGCCTGGTACGCCTGCCGCCAGGGATTAGCGACGAAGTTGCGGCGGCAATCATGCTCAAGGGCATGACGGCCCAATACCTCTTGCGCCGCACCTATCGGGTGCAGCTTGGAGATACCATTGTCTTTTATGCGGCGGCGGGCGGAGTCGGCTCCATTGCGTGCCAGTGGGCGAAACATCTCGGCGCAGAGGTCATCGGCGTGGTGGGCTCCGAGGAAAAGGCCGCTCTGGCCCGCGAGTTTGGCTGTGCCCATATTATCGTGTACACGCGCGAGCGGGTACCCGATCGAGTGCGCGAGATTACGAACGGCAAAGGCGTTCCCGTGGTGTACGACTCGGTCGGACAAGCAACGTTTTTCGATTCCTTGGATTGCCTCGCGCCGCGAGGGCTGATGGTGAGTTTCGGAAACGCTTCCGGGCCCGTGTCCCCGTTCGACATCCAACAGCTCGCGTTGCGCGGGTCGCTGTATCTCACCCGGCCCACGCTGGCCACCTATACCGCGTCGCGCCCGGAACTGCTGGCCACCGCTGAAGAGCTCTTCGAGGTCGTCCTCGCCAAAGCCGTACGCGTACACATTGGCCGCCGTTTTCCCCTGCGCGAAGCGGCTGAGGCACATCGGGCCCTGCAAAGCCGGGCGACCACTGGCGCAATTGTGCTTTTCCCCTAA
- a CDS encoding carboxylesterase family protein, which translates to MHRTRICLLYFCLAVFLAAGCHRPEERVLVPAPETLRHPPAGPVIGGHDLYGSYAWYGIPYAAPPIGELRWRAPQPAPAWTDTRPATQRGAPCVQYPSPFGGVPGKSGTPTGSEDCLVLDVWSPPLSAAELASQPKLPVMVWIHGGGNTIGSTRPYHGGHLAAAHRVIVVAVQYRLGPFGWFRHPALRAVAADPLDASGNYGTLDLIAALQWVQRNIAAFGGDPGNVTIFGESAGGTNVFSLLLSPLARGLYHRAIVQSGGMRFSDPEQAEHPAVEQSSTAVVLRWLERSVGSRERAQREVERLRSDELVRRLRELPAHEILALYRPGPAGMIRMPLLFREGTVVPREEPLSLLAQGQYERVPVILGTNRDEMKLFFSQIPELVRYRLWIWPRIRDERLYQLFSDYASQMWKALGADEPAERMRAAQGPSVFVYRFDWDELPRRLGVDLGVLLGAAHGFEIPFVFGHFDLGRTSGLLFTNSNEAGRLVLSRAMMSYWTEFAWHGSPNRGRDGQVPEWHAWDPTSPTAPKFIVFDTPDGGGIRMSAEVVRRTELLERIDRDSRFRDLQERCALYRLLAEFGRGLSAEEYRERGCGEQAKSARR; encoded by the coding sequence ATGCATCGAACGCGAATCTGCCTTCTTTATTTTTGCCTCGCCGTATTTCTCGCCGCAGGGTGCCACCGACCAGAGGAGCGAGTGCTCGTTCCGGCTCCGGAGACGCTGCGGCACCCGCCGGCGGGGCCCGTCATCGGTGGGCACGATCTCTATGGCAGTTACGCGTGGTACGGCATTCCCTATGCGGCCCCGCCAATCGGCGAGCTTCGCTGGCGAGCGCCGCAACCGGCACCAGCTTGGACCGACACGCGCCCAGCAACACAACGCGGCGCGCCGTGCGTCCAATACCCGAGCCCGTTCGGCGGAGTCCCTGGCAAGAGCGGAACACCGACAGGGAGTGAAGATTGCCTGGTCCTCGACGTCTGGTCGCCGCCGCTGTCGGCAGCGGAGCTCGCCTCCCAGCCGAAGCTGCCGGTCATGGTGTGGATTCACGGTGGCGGCAACACCATCGGCTCGACGCGTCCTTACCATGGCGGCCATTTAGCGGCAGCACACCGAGTCATCGTAGTGGCTGTGCAGTATCGCCTCGGGCCTTTCGGGTGGTTTCGACACCCTGCGCTGCGTGCGGTGGCGGCAGATCCGCTCGACGCCTCGGGCAACTACGGTACGCTCGATTTGATCGCTGCGCTCCAGTGGGTACAGCGCAACATCGCTGCCTTTGGCGGCGATCCGGGCAATGTGACCATTTTCGGAGAATCCGCCGGCGGAACGAATGTGTTCAGTCTGCTCCTCTCGCCCCTTGCGCGTGGCCTCTATCACCGGGCCATTGTGCAAAGCGGCGGGATGCGATTCAGCGATCCGGAGCAAGCGGAACACCCCGCAGTCGAGCAGAGCTCCACTGCGGTGGTATTGCGTTGGCTCGAACGTTCCGTTGGTTCACGAGAGCGTGCACAACGAGAAGTCGAACGTCTGCGCAGCGACGAACTGGTGCGCCGCCTGCGGGAGTTGCCAGCTCACGAGATCTTGGCGCTCTATCGGCCGGGTCCAGCAGGCATGATCCGCATGCCCTTGCTGTTCCGCGAAGGCACCGTCGTGCCGCGCGAAGAGCCGCTCTCGCTGCTGGCACAGGGGCAATATGAGCGCGTGCCCGTGATCCTAGGAACCAACCGCGACGAAATGAAATTGTTTTTTTCGCAGATTCCTGAGCTTGTCCGCTACCGGCTGTGGATTTGGCCGCGCATCCGCGACGAGCGCCTTTATCAACTCTTCAGCGACTATGCCTCGCAGATGTGGAAGGCGCTGGGGGCAGACGAACCCGCGGAGCGGATGCGCGCCGCACAAGGGCCGTCGGTGTTCGTGTACCGCTTCGATTGGGACGAGCTTCCGCGCCGCCTCGGGGTCGACCTTGGTGTTCTGCTCGGTGCCGCCCACGGCTTCGAGATCCCCTTTGTGTTCGGCCATTTTGACCTCGGGCGTACCTCCGGGCTCCTATTCACAAACAGTAACGAGGCCGGACGCCTGGTGTTAAGCCGAGCGATGATGTCTTACTGGACCGAGTTTGCTTGGCACGGCAGCCCGAACCGCGGGCGCGACGGGCAAGTGCCCGAGTGGCACGCATGGGATCCGACTTCGCCGACGGCGCCCAAGTTTATTGTGTTCGACACGCCCGACGGCGGAGGCATTCGGATGAGTGCGGAAGTCGTCCGGCGCACGGAGTTGCTCGAACGGATCGATCGCGATTCGCGGTTTCGCGATTTGCAGGAGCGCTGTGCGCTATACCGCTTGCTCGCTGAGTTCGGGCGTGGTCTTAGCGCAGAGGAGTACCGCGAACGTGGCTGTGGAGAACAGGCGAAGTCTGCTCGGAGGTAG
- a CDS encoding PKD domain-containing protein: protein MAMLVVVSSAGVPAGAFAGLCGAYASPSRGPAPLTVEFHGLASQCERNRGKEFWIVDGVPTTGVVSFTKRLETPGDYPWEFCSWLAGCEQCCDSGTVHVEPGVCRLDCEVVATPRGDELPLVVDFRATALPVGCPGAQLTYEWDFGDGQTSQAQQVTHEYGGVGPYHWQFTARYGSVSCTSAGSLQVQCIRVGGLRFCADEVRQDVPDSFWLSGNLRINDLAQFTRPVQLYTGSNPRLVALGELLVRSQSGTVWIRPKGDQVLAFDIEGAQSRLDSSPGFSTPGLVIVGLPTIGVVALRSLVFRPEEVLARIVSIVGLSGVAELARIDGTQRFAPGRCPEFVELRVLSGSVSPSISFAEIEVRYDCERQRLDTRFVCRFPFSGLPSYIGTFGFEPCGFNRFDATIGQFFGEGVTITPPVVPVRLKAGRDLVVRGDHICDGDPFAIYVGTRATLCIDVGVDCVSIPGEFFRIADLGLGYQHPFNFDIRAGTAQILGFPVAGLRGRLQGNQPPLGMFVRGYANLAQFVAGDADLSFSFSRPLVYGGIRGTLQIPQFACDPVNFVCKVTRRLLTEVAGPLPVQFANTSVVVAGRAGLDTWSATAQANLQLRGWPLVVLLQLAPEGATLQFGRNYAEMYSLDLGSSVQRAASGSGTIDIPTIAPHGVFAFFGRDASPEVQLVTPGGVVLDRSNVSRWLPGAFALEDREENALMFFLPEVAAGRWQWSSHGPAVDAVRVLGVRQQPRAEFEEVGREGNFVHVRARVQPASAAAGASLEYTGAFAGGVFGTIDAEVDVAAGRLTATWPLDELGSDTYRLRLVVRDDSHLPVVVEWPEPIVIDRGELAPPSNLRGMAENGRVLLEWDPSPGAFGYMVAFTDSAEQSAYPFVRSVPGGTKLPVGGLTPGQRFRFVVVAIDADGRASLPSNPVEVSLPAGLCTGDCDGNWEVTIDEIIRGVNIALELAPLSVCSNFDRSGDGAVTVEEIIAAVGNALLGCGPEDSTPTATATASARTATATAPPLPTLTPVPTVTATRTPSAVPFTATPTPWRTATNATRPSSTPSATPTRLRTATPTATLTPPSERFCQAPGIAIPDNDPFGIADTLTVPAGGSLGALRVDVEISHSWVGDLALWLVHVETGTQVLLLERPGEAPVGCDGNDVRCTFADAASVAAQDACTDLVPAIGGTVRPMEPLATFGGEDPVGTWLLGVADHAPGDTGTLVRWCLAFGS from the coding sequence ATGGCGATGTTGGTAGTTGTCTCCAGCGCTGGCGTACCAGCAGGGGCGTTTGCAGGACTGTGCGGGGCGTATGCCTCGCCCTCGCGAGGGCCAGCGCCACTCACGGTCGAATTTCACGGATTGGCGAGCCAGTGCGAACGCAATCGCGGCAAGGAGTTCTGGATCGTCGATGGGGTACCCACGACGGGCGTCGTTTCGTTCACCAAACGGCTGGAAACTCCCGGAGATTATCCGTGGGAATTTTGTAGCTGGCTTGCGGGCTGTGAGCAGTGCTGCGACAGCGGCACCGTCCACGTGGAGCCGGGTGTATGCCGCCTGGATTGCGAAGTGGTCGCCACCCCGCGAGGGGATGAGTTGCCGCTGGTTGTGGATTTTCGCGCCACCGCGCTGCCGGTGGGCTGCCCCGGTGCGCAACTGACTTACGAGTGGGACTTCGGTGATGGGCAGACAAGCCAGGCCCAGCAGGTGACGCACGAGTACGGTGGCGTCGGTCCCTACCACTGGCAGTTCACCGCCCGCTATGGCAGCGTTTCGTGCACCTCCGCCGGCTCTTTACAGGTGCAGTGCATTCGTGTTGGCGGTTTGCGTTTTTGTGCCGATGAGGTGCGGCAGGATGTCCCCGACTCGTTTTGGCTGAGCGGAAATTTGCGCATCAATGACCTGGCGCAGTTCACCCGCCCGGTGCAGTTGTACACCGGATCCAACCCGCGATTGGTGGCCCTCGGAGAGCTGCTCGTCCGCTCGCAAAGTGGCACCGTATGGATTCGTCCTAAAGGAGACCAGGTCCTGGCATTTGACATCGAAGGGGCGCAAAGCCGGCTCGACTCGAGCCCAGGGTTTTCCACTCCGGGTCTCGTGATCGTAGGCCTGCCGACAATCGGCGTCGTGGCCCTGCGCTCGCTGGTGTTTCGCCCTGAGGAGGTGCTTGCCCGCATCGTATCCATAGTGGGACTCTCAGGGGTAGCGGAGTTGGCACGGATCGATGGCACCCAGCGTTTCGCGCCGGGCCGGTGTCCGGAGTTCGTGGAGCTTCGGGTCTTATCTGGGTCGGTGAGTCCGAGCATCTCCTTTGCGGAGATCGAGGTCCGTTACGACTGCGAACGGCAACGTTTGGACACGCGGTTCGTTTGTCGATTCCCGTTCTCCGGGCTTCCTTCGTACATAGGCACGTTCGGCTTCGAGCCTTGCGGGTTCAATCGGTTCGATGCCACGATCGGCCAGTTTTTTGGGGAAGGTGTGACGATCACACCGCCCGTGGTGCCGGTACGGTTGAAGGCCGGACGCGATTTAGTGGTGCGGGGGGATCATATTTGCGACGGCGATCCCTTTGCGATTTACGTGGGCACGCGCGCCACCCTGTGCATCGACGTGGGCGTTGACTGCGTGAGTATTCCGGGCGAATTTTTCCGCATCGCCGATCTCGGGCTTGGGTATCAGCATCCTTTCAACTTTGACATTCGGGCAGGCACAGCGCAGATCTTGGGATTTCCGGTGGCGGGGCTCCGGGGCCGCCTTCAGGGCAATCAGCCACCCTTGGGGATGTTCGTTCGCGGTTATGCCAACCTGGCGCAATTCGTGGCGGGAGATGCCGACTTGAGCTTTAGTTTTTCGCGACCGCTGGTGTACGGTGGCATTCGCGGCACGTTGCAAATTCCGCAGTTTGCTTGCGATCCGGTCAACTTTGTCTGCAAGGTGACCCGTAGGCTCCTCACAGAAGTGGCAGGTCCCTTGCCCGTGCAGTTTGCGAACACCTCCGTGGTCGTTGCCGGACGAGCGGGGCTCGACACTTGGAGCGCGACAGCACAGGCCAACCTGCAACTCCGCGGGTGGCCTTTGGTCGTCCTCCTCCAACTTGCTCCTGAGGGTGCCACCCTGCAGTTCGGCAGGAATTATGCGGAAATGTACTCGCTCGACTTGGGTTCGTCGGTCCAGCGTGCCGCGAGTGGGAGTGGGACGATCGACATCCCCACGATCGCGCCACACGGAGTTTTCGCCTTTTTTGGTCGGGATGCGTCGCCCGAAGTGCAGCTTGTCACACCGGGCGGCGTGGTGCTCGATCGCAGCAACGTGAGCCGCTGGCTTCCAGGGGCCTTCGCCTTGGAAGACCGTGAGGAGAACGCGCTCATGTTTTTCCTGCCGGAAGTTGCGGCGGGGCGCTGGCAGTGGTCGTCGCATGGGCCTGCCGTGGATGCGGTGCGCGTGCTCGGTGTGCGGCAGCAGCCGCGTGCGGAATTTGAAGAAGTGGGCCGGGAGGGCAACTTCGTTCACGTGCGTGCGCGTGTGCAGCCCGCGTCGGCAGCAGCGGGAGCTTCGCTCGAGTACACGGGCGCGTTTGCCGGTGGGGTTTTCGGCACCATTGATGCGGAGGTCGATGTGGCCGCCGGGCGCCTGACCGCTACCTGGCCCCTCGACGAGCTTGGTAGCGACACCTATCGCCTGCGGCTCGTCGTGCGCGACGACTCTCACTTGCCCGTGGTTGTCGAGTGGCCCGAGCCGATCGTCATTGACAGAGGAGAGCTAGCGCCGCCCAGCAATTTGCGTGGCATGGCTGAGAACGGGCGCGTTCTGTTGGAGTGGGACCCCAGCCCAGGAGCCTTCGGCTACATGGTGGCCTTTACCGACAGCGCGGAGCAAAGCGCGTATCCGTTCGTACGCTCGGTTCCGGGAGGAACCAAGCTCCCGGTCGGTGGCCTCACCCCGGGACAGCGGTTCCGCTTTGTGGTTGTCGCGATCGATGCCGACGGTCGCGCCAGCTTGCCTTCGAACCCGGTGGAGGTTTCGCTCCCAGCGGGATTGTGCACTGGCGATTGCGACGGCAATTGGGAAGTTACGATCGACGAGATTATTCGCGGCGTGAACATTGCCCTGGAGTTGGCGCCCTTGAGCGTTTGTTCGAATTTCGACCGCAGTGGCGACGGCGCCGTGACGGTGGAGGAAATCATTGCGGCGGTGGGGAATGCGCTTCTGGGATGCGGTCCCGAGGACTCGACGCCGACTGCGACGGCAACAGCGAGTGCGCGCACAGCGACGGCTACCGCTCCCCCGCTGCCGACGCTCACACCTGTTCCCACCGTCACTGCGACTCGTACTCCGAGCGCCGTTCCCTTCACCGCCACACCGACTCCCTGGCGCACGGCGACCAACGCCACACGGCCCTCCTCTACGCCCTCAGCCACGCCGACGCGCTTGCGCACGGCAACACCCACGGCCACGTTGACCCCGCCAAGCGAGCGCTTCTGTCAAGCGCCAGGGATCGCCATTCCCGATAACGACCCGTTCGGCATCGCCGACACACTCACCGTGCCCGCAGGCGGAAGCTTGGGAGCACTGCGCGTAGATGTGGAAATCTCGCACAGTTGGGTGGGAGACTTGGCTCTCTGGCTGGTGCATGTGGAGACCGGCACGCAAGTGCTTTTGTTGGAGCGCCCTGGCGAAGCTCCAGTTGGCTGCGATGGCAACGACGTCCGTTGTACGTTCGCCGACGCTGCCAGCGTTGCCGCCCAAGACGCGTGCACGGACCTCGTGCCTGCGATCGGAGGCACGGTGCGGCCGATGGAGCCCCTCGCGACCTTCGGCGGGGAAGACCCGGTAGGTACCTGGCTCTTGGGTGTTGCCGACCATGCCCCTGGGGACACGGGCACACTGGTGCGTTGGTGCCTCGCATTCGGCAGCTAG
- the pilB gene encoding type IV-A pilus assembly ATPase PilB produces MSSRLGELLVRRGLVSQAQLSKLLEDPEVAQLPLSVALVKQNLVDEAVLAATLQKEYHLSLVDPSVMSIAPEVIRLVPGQLAQRHHLVPISFSGSSVTVAMSDPSNLVAVNEVKFLTGYDVKVAVASVSAVTAAIERHYEEGSNVQDVLTEFGTEEVEIVDRDDEIDLKELERATEEAPVVRLVNAILTNAIKRRASDIHLEPFERMFRVRFRVDGVLEEIMRPPLKLKNAITSRIKVMAQLDIAERRLPQDGRIKLKLGKGQEMDFRVSVLPTIFGEKIVLRLLDKSNLQLDMTKLGFEEDQLRDFKEAIYKPYGMVLVTGPTGSGKTTTLYSALSELNRVTSNISTAEDPVEFNLPGINQVQIHEEIGLNFAAALRSFLRQDPDIIMVGEIRDFETAEIAIKAALTGHLVLSTLHTNDAPSTINRLLNMGVEPFLVASSVNLILAQRLARLICTNCKEPTELSPQALIDIGVPPEEVGTFTPFHGVGCSACNGSGYRGRIALYEVMPVSEEIRELVLNGASASEIKRMAISLGMKTLRMSGIQKLKEGLTTIHEVVRVTMAD; encoded by the coding sequence ATGAGCAGTCGGCTGGGAGAATTGTTGGTGCGCAGAGGTTTGGTGTCGCAAGCGCAACTGAGCAAACTTTTGGAAGATCCTGAAGTGGCGCAGCTTCCTTTAAGCGTGGCGCTGGTAAAACAAAATTTGGTGGACGAGGCGGTGTTGGCTGCCACTTTACAGAAAGAATACCACCTTTCGCTGGTTGATCCATCGGTAATGTCCATTGCGCCGGAGGTAATTCGGCTTGTTCCCGGCCAGCTTGCGCAGCGCCATCACCTCGTGCCGATTAGTTTCAGCGGCTCTTCGGTCACCGTTGCCATGTCGGACCCTTCCAACCTTGTTGCCGTAAACGAGGTCAAATTTCTCACCGGTTACGATGTGAAGGTAGCGGTGGCGTCGGTCAGCGCGGTGACGGCGGCGATCGAGCGCCACTACGAGGAAGGGAGCAACGTTCAAGACGTCCTTACGGAATTCGGCACGGAGGAAGTGGAAATAGTTGATCGGGACGACGAGATCGACCTGAAGGAACTCGAGCGTGCCACGGAAGAAGCCCCGGTTGTGCGCTTGGTAAACGCGATTTTGACGAACGCGATCAAGCGGCGTGCATCGGACATTCACCTCGAGCCTTTCGAGCGCATGTTTCGCGTGCGCTTCCGGGTGGACGGCGTACTGGAAGAGATCATGCGGCCGCCGCTGAAACTGAAGAACGCCATTACCTCGCGCATCAAGGTCATGGCCCAGCTCGACATTGCGGAGCGGCGGCTTCCCCAAGATGGGCGCATCAAGCTTAAGCTGGGCAAGGGGCAGGAGATGGATTTCCGGGTGTCGGTGCTGCCGACAATTTTCGGGGAGAAAATCGTTCTCCGCTTGCTCGACAAATCCAACTTGCAGCTCGACATGACGAAGCTCGGCTTCGAGGAGGACCAGCTTCGCGATTTCAAAGAGGCCATTTACAAGCCCTACGGAATGGTGCTGGTGACCGGACCCACCGGCAGCGGAAAAACGACGACGCTTTACTCTGCCCTGTCCGAGTTGAACCGCGTCACTTCCAACATCTCTACCGCCGAAGATCCGGTGGAATTCAATCTGCCCGGCATCAACCAGGTGCAGATTCACGAGGAAATTGGCCTCAACTTTGCCGCCGCGCTCCGTTCGTTCTTGCGCCAAGACCCGGACATTATCATGGTCGGCGAGATTCGCGACTTCGAGACGGCGGAAATTGCCATTAAGGCGGCGCTCACGGGTCACCTGGTGCTGAGCACGCTGCACACGAACGATGCGCCGTCCACGATCAACCGCTTGCTCAACATGGGCGTGGAGCCCTTTTTGGTGGCCTCGTCGGTGAATTTGATTTTGGCGCAACGCTTGGCGCGGTTGATTTGCACCAACTGCAAGGAGCCCACCGAACTTTCGCCGCAAGCGTTGATTGACATCGGTGTCCCACCGGAGGAAGTGGGCACGTTCACGCCCTTCCACGGGGTGGGTTGCTCGGCGTGCAACGGCAGCGGCTACCGCGGGCGCATCGCTCTCTACGAAGTCATGCCGGTGAGCGAGGAGATTCGCGAGCTCGTGCTGAACGGCGCCTCAGCGAGCGAGATCAAGCGCATGGCCATTTCCTTAGGCATGAAAACCTTGCGTATGAGCGGGATCCAGAAGCTCAAAGAGGGGCTGACCACCATTCACGAAGTCGTGCGCGTGACCATGGCGGACTGA
- a CDS encoding type IV pilus twitching motility protein PilT → MPTVEIGEPAPTLTIQSFLEIVVKSGGTDLHISADCPPMMRVNGELKPLPFPPLTANETKTLCYSLLTDSQRHRFEEQSELDFSFGIRGLSRFRGNLFLQKGTVGGAFRLIPYEVRSLAELGLPPVVAELTKLPRGLVLVTGPTGSGKSTTLAAMIDKINRERHEHIVTIEDPIEFVHQHRGCVVNQREVYADTKGFAEALRHVLRQDPDVVLIGEMRDLETVASALNVAETGHLVLSTLHTNSAVQTITRIIDIFPANQQPQVRAQLSLVLQGVISQQLIPRLDGRGRVLAVEVMIPNPAIRNLIREEKIHQIYSQMQVGQARFGMQTMSQSLVDLYQRRLISYEEAIGHATEPDEVRSMLGQIGAGRR, encoded by the coding sequence ATGCCGACGGTGGAAATTGGCGAGCCGGCGCCAACGCTCACGATTCAGAGTTTCTTGGAGATCGTGGTCAAAAGCGGTGGTACGGATCTTCACATTTCCGCCGATTGCCCGCCGATGATGCGGGTGAACGGTGAACTGAAGCCTCTGCCGTTCCCGCCGCTCACCGCCAACGAGACCAAGACTCTCTGTTACAGCCTATTGACCGACAGCCAGCGCCACCGATTCGAAGAGCAGTCGGAGCTGGACTTTTCTTTCGGGATCCGCGGCCTTAGCCGGTTCCGCGGGAATTTGTTCCTGCAAAAAGGAACGGTGGGCGGCGCCTTCCGGCTGATTCCTTATGAAGTGCGGAGCCTGGCTGAATTAGGGTTACCTCCGGTTGTGGCGGAGCTGACCAAGTTGCCGCGCGGTTTGGTGTTGGTCACCGGCCCCACTGGCAGCGGTAAGTCAACGACACTAGCTGCCATGATCGACAAGATCAACCGCGAGCGGCACGAGCACATCGTTACGATCGAAGACCCGATCGAGTTCGTTCACCAGCACCGCGGTTGTGTGGTTAACCAGCGCGAAGTGTACGCCGACACCAAAGGGTTTGCGGAAGCGCTCCGCCACGTGTTGCGACAGGATCCGGACGTCGTGCTGATTGGCGAGATGCGCGACTTGGAAACGGTGGCGTCGGCCCTCAACGTGGCCGAAACCGGGCACTTGGTGTTGTCCACCTTGCACACCAATTCCGCCGTGCAGACGATCACCCGGATTATCGACATCTTCCCCGCCAACCAGCAGCCACAGGTTCGCGCTCAGCTCTCGCTGGTGTTGCAAGGAGTGATTTCACAACAGCTCATTCCCCGGCTCGACGGGAGGGGAAGGGTTCTCGCCGTGGAGGTGATGATCCCCAATCCGGCGATTCGCAACTTAATTCGTGAGGAGAAGATCCATCAAATCTATTCGCAAATGCAGGTGGGGCAGGCGCGGTTCGGGATGCAGACCATGTCGCAGTCGTTGGTCGATCTCTACCAGCGGCGGTTGATTAGTTACGAAGAGGCCATCGGCCACGCCACCGAACCCGATGAGGTGCGCTCGATGCTGGGGCAAATCGGCGCCGGGAGGCGCTGA